One Oceanivirga salmonicida genomic region harbors:
- a CDS encoding DDE-type integrase/transposase/recombinase — translation MSRKSTIRAYETLNKISKKGKKKKEKGLTEIERKLKYEISFKYAHPYMPRIKYFGEIVETDASPHIWFGDKKFNLHLFVDKATSVILGAYFDTQETLKGYYTAFKQVLINYGIPYKLIADNRTVFKYSEDTEKKTNFGIMCRFLGIELETTSVAQAKGTVERTFKTLQSRLAAELSFYGIKNINEANKYLIEFVKQHNEKALSKFNDIENRFECQTYTDEELNKVLSIFNKRVISGHCISYENNKYVPLNHKGENMYLHNKTKIVVAKSLTGTLHMILDNEIFDLKKIDNILEFSKNFNEKPIEKTEKIKYIPPQDHPWRKFFKMIFIELSKKKKNR, via the coding sequence ATTGAAAGAAAACTAAAATATGAAATTAGTTTTAAGTACGCTCATCCATATATGCCTAGAATCAAATATTTTGGAGAAATAGTAGAAACTGATGCCTCTCCACATATATGGTTTGGTGATAAAAAATTCAATCTCCATCTATTTGTTGATAAAGCAACTTCAGTCATACTAGGAGCATACTTTGATACACAAGAAACACTTAAAGGATATTATACAGCCTTTAAACAAGTTTTAATTAATTATGGTATACCATATAAATTAATAGCAGATAATAGAACTGTTTTTAAATATTCAGAAGATACTGAAAAGAAAACGAACTTTGGAATAATGTGTCGTTTTCTTGGTATAGAATTAGAAACTACTTCTGTAGCACAAGCTAAAGGTACAGTAGAAAGAACCTTTAAAACATTACAATCTAGATTAGCTGCTGAATTAAGTTTTTACGGCATTAAAAACATTAATGAAGCTAATAAATATTTAATTGAATTTGTAAAACAACATAATGAAAAGGCTCTTTCTAAATTTAATGATATAGAAAATAGATTTGAATGTCAAACATATACTGATGAAGAATTAAATAAAGTTCTATCAATATTTAATAAAAGAGTAATATCAGGGCACTGTATATCATATGAAAATAATAAATATGTACCTTTAAATCATAAAGGGGAAAATATGTATTTACATAATAAGACTAAAATTGTAGTTGCTAAGTCATTAACTGGTACATTACACATGATATTAGATAATGAAATATTTGATTTAAAAAAGATTGATAACATTTTAGAATTTTCTAAAAATTTCAATGAAAAGCCAATTGAGAAAACAGAAAAAATTAAATATATACCACCACAAGACCATCCTTGGAGAAAATTTTTCAAGATGATTTTTATTGAGTTATCAAAAAAGAAAAAGAATAGATAA